A window of the Rhizobium brockwellii genome harbors these coding sequences:
- a CDS encoding APC family permease, with product MTLEASMPTPSSPERRLAKNSVGLAHMVFFVVAAAAPLTAVVGASPAAFAFGNGAGVPGAFVLAGLLYLLFSVGFTAMSRHVGGAGAFYTYITHGIGKPAGVGGAFMALVTYSAVQIAIYGLFGFFMANAIGPLGLVLPWWAFAFAALVVVLVCGQRNIAFSGAILGVCMIAEIAILLVLDLAIVFSGGGPEGISFSSFMPSSVFAPGLGAALVFVIGSFIGFEATAIFGEEAEDPEKTIPRATYVAVLLITLFYAFSTWAIVQFYGPGKVQATAAAGLESFYFAAANSVLGAWSSQVMNVLLITSLFACILSFHNTLNRYFFALGREGLAAQVLGKVHAKHGSPYAAGLLQSLIAAVILGLFVIFGADPYTVVFSWMAALAGIGILLVQVLVSVAIVMFFRKTPNGYSAWTTMIAPALALLGLVGSLVLVSSNLSLLSGSESPIVKAFPYAMVLVGILGALFAIRIKRSKPALYASLGKVFE from the coding sequence ATGACACTGGAAGCAAGCATGCCCACACCATCGTCGCCGGAGCGTCGTCTGGCCAAGAACTCGGTCGGCCTCGCCCATATGGTGTTCTTTGTCGTTGCCGCGGCTGCGCCGCTGACCGCCGTCGTCGGCGCTTCGCCGGCAGCATTTGCTTTCGGCAATGGCGCCGGCGTTCCCGGCGCTTTCGTGCTCGCCGGCCTGCTCTACCTGCTGTTCTCGGTCGGCTTCACCGCCATGAGCCGGCATGTGGGCGGGGCAGGGGCCTTCTACACCTATATCACCCATGGCATCGGCAAGCCGGCCGGTGTGGGCGGGGCCTTCATGGCGCTGGTCACCTACAGCGCGGTTCAGATCGCCATCTACGGCCTGTTCGGTTTCTTCATGGCCAATGCCATAGGGCCGCTTGGGCTGGTCCTGCCCTGGTGGGCCTTCGCCTTCGCGGCACTCGTCGTCGTGCTGGTCTGCGGTCAGCGCAACATCGCCTTCTCAGGCGCGATCCTGGGCGTCTGCATGATTGCCGAAATCGCCATATTGCTGGTTCTGGATCTTGCCATCGTCTTTTCAGGCGGCGGACCGGAAGGCATCAGCTTCTCCTCCTTCATGCCATCGTCGGTCTTCGCGCCCGGCCTTGGTGCTGCGCTGGTCTTCGTCATCGGTTCGTTCATCGGGTTCGAAGCTACGGCCATTTTCGGCGAGGAAGCTGAAGATCCGGAAAAGACCATTCCCCGTGCCACCTATGTCGCTGTGCTGCTCATCACACTCTTCTATGCCTTCTCCACCTGGGCAATCGTGCAATTCTACGGTCCGGGCAAGGTGCAGGCCACTGCTGCAGCCGGCCTCGAAAGCTTCTACTTCGCCGCCGCCAATTCCGTGCTCGGCGCGTGGTCGAGCCAGGTGATGAACGTGCTGCTGATCACCAGCCTGTTTGCCTGCATCCTGTCCTTCCACAATACGCTCAACCGCTATTTCTTCGCCCTGGGCCGTGAAGGCCTGGCCGCACAGGTGCTCGGCAAGGTGCACGCCAAGCATGGCTCACCCTATGCTGCAGGTCTGCTGCAAAGTCTGATCGCGGCCGTCATCCTTGGCCTGTTCGTGATTTTTGGTGCCGATCCTTACACCGTCGTGTTCTCGTGGATGGCAGCGCTTGCAGGTATCGGTATCCTGCTGGTGCAGGTGCTGGTCTCCGTCGCGATCGTCATGTTTTTCCGCAAGACGCCGAACGGATATAGCGCCTGGACGACGATGATCGCGCCGGCGCTGGCGCTCCTCGGCCTCGTTGGTTCGCTGGTCCTGGTCAGTTCCAATCTTTCACTCCTTTCCGGCAGCGAAAGCCCGATCGTCAAGGCATTCCCCTATGCCATGGTGCTGGTGGGCATTCTTGGCGCGTTGTTTGCGATCCGGATCAAGAGGTCCAAGCCCGCTCTCTACGCCTCGCTTGGAAAGGTCTTCGAATGA
- a CDS encoding primary-amine oxidase, with translation MDAVVAVTHPLDPLSLDEIASAVAILKDTQTLAATFRFPITRLEEPTKADLAAHRLGGRLARLAFILAIDISNGEIFEGIVDLTAGKVSSYIRLPLDELPYGQPPVMLCEFETVEGTVKSDPRWITAVKKRGITDEDIPLIQIDPFSSGYFGREFEKGKRIVRAVSYWREDIRDNGYAHPIEGVVAVVDLITNRVVDLVDEEKIIPVPRKKRNYGRETFPESRPDLTPLHIVQPQGPSFTVDGWKVEWQNWSFRVGFTPREGLVLHELGIRDQGRLRPVVFRASVTEMVVPYADPTANHYWKSAFDAGEYGLGRLANCLELGCDCLGHIHYFDVPAADDLGQPFIMKNAICMHEEDYGILWKHYEFRNGIFEVRRSRRLVISFFATVGNYDYGFYWYLYQDGTIQLEAKLTGIIQTAAVATGETYPWGGMVDDNLGGPTHQHFFNARLHMDVDGGGNTVTEHDFVPRPWGEDNPYGNVFDTRTRVLKRELDSPALANGETGRYWKVSNPNIKNSVGKAPGYKIVVMPSPVMLAQPDSTVAQRGGFAKKHIWVTAFDAREKYASGDYPNVHAGGDGLPGYVKQNREIENADVVLWHSFGHTHVCKPEDFPIMPVEYAGFTLKPNGFFASNIAMDLPPEGNSQSVDNRLQRSADDTGNGSCCHT, from the coding sequence ATGGACGCCGTTGTTGCAGTCACCCATCCGCTCGATCCTCTGAGCCTCGACGAGATCGCTTCTGCCGTTGCCATACTCAAGGATACGCAGACACTCGCAGCCACCTTCCGCTTTCCGATCACCCGGCTGGAGGAGCCGACCAAGGCGGATCTTGCCGCCCACCGCCTGGGCGGCAGGCTGGCGCGCCTCGCCTTCATCCTGGCAATCGATATCAGCAATGGCGAGATCTTCGAGGGCATCGTAGACCTGACTGCCGGCAAGGTGTCCTCCTATATAAGACTGCCTCTCGATGAACTGCCCTATGGCCAGCCGCCGGTGATGCTGTGCGAATTCGAAACCGTCGAAGGCACCGTCAAATCCGATCCGCGCTGGATCACTGCCGTCAAGAAGCGCGGCATTACCGACGAGGATATTCCGCTCATCCAGATCGATCCCTTTTCCTCGGGCTATTTTGGCCGCGAATTCGAGAAGGGAAAGCGCATCGTCCGCGCCGTGTCCTATTGGCGCGAGGATATCCGTGACAACGGCTATGCGCATCCGATCGAGGGCGTGGTGGCGGTGGTCGACCTGATCACCAACCGCGTGGTCGATCTCGTCGACGAAGAAAAGATCATTCCGGTGCCGAGGAAGAAGCGCAATTATGGCCGCGAAACCTTCCCGGAATCGCGGCCTGATCTCACGCCGCTGCATATCGTTCAGCCGCAAGGGCCGAGCTTTACGGTCGACGGCTGGAAAGTCGAATGGCAGAACTGGAGTTTCCGTGTCGGTTTCACTCCGCGCGAGGGCCTCGTTCTGCATGAGCTCGGCATCCGGGATCAGGGCAGGCTGCGGCCCGTCGTCTTTCGCGCCAGTGTCACCGAAATGGTCGTGCCCTATGCCGATCCGACCGCGAACCACTATTGGAAGAGCGCCTTCGATGCCGGCGAGTATGGCCTCGGACGCCTGGCCAATTGCCTCGAACTCGGCTGCGACTGCCTCGGCCATATTCACTATTTCGACGTGCCGGCGGCGGATGATCTCGGCCAGCCTTTCATCATGAAGAACGCCATCTGCATGCACGAGGAGGATTACGGCATCCTCTGGAAGCATTACGAATTCCGCAACGGCATTTTCGAAGTGCGCCGTTCGCGCCGCCTCGTCATCTCCTTCTTCGCAACCGTCGGCAACTACGATTACGGCTTCTACTGGTATCTCTACCAGGACGGCACGATCCAGCTCGAAGCCAAGCTCACCGGCATCATCCAGACGGCGGCGGTCGCGACTGGCGAAACCTATCCCTGGGGCGGCATGGTCGATGACAATCTCGGCGGTCCGACCCACCAGCATTTCTTCAATGCGCGCCTGCACATGGATGTCGACGGCGGCGGCAACACCGTGACCGAGCATGATTTCGTGCCGCGTCCCTGGGGTGAAGACAATCCCTATGGCAATGTCTTCGATACCAGGACCCGTGTGCTGAAGCGCGAACTCGATTCGCCGGCACTCGCCAATGGCGAGACCGGCCGTTACTGGAAAGTCTCAAACCCCAACATAAAGAACAGCGTCGGCAAGGCGCCGGGCTACAAGATTGTCGTCATGCCGTCGCCTGTTATGCTTGCCCAGCCGGATTCGACCGTTGCCCAGCGCGGCGGCTTCGCCAAGAAACACATCTGGGTCACCGCCTTCGATGCCAGGGAAAAATATGCGAGCGGTGATTATCCGAACGTGCATGCCGGCGGCGACGGCCTGCCGGGTTATGTCAAGCAGAACCGCGAAATCGAGAATGCCGATGTCGTGCTCTGGCATTCCTTCGGCCATACCCATGTCTGCAAGCCCGAGGATTTTCCGATCATGCCGGTGGAATATGCCGGCTTCACGCTGAAACCGAACGGCTTCTTCGCATCCAACATCGCCATGGACCTGCCGCCGGAAGGAAACAGCCAGAGTGTCGACAACCGCCTGCAGCGTTCGGCCGATGACACCGGAAACGGTTCCTGCTGCCACACATAG